A window of the Cannabis sativa cultivar Pink pepper isolate KNU-18-1 chromosome X, ASM2916894v1, whole genome shotgun sequence genome harbors these coding sequences:
- the LOC115701366 gene encoding purple acid phosphatase 2 — protein sequence MGVRWEFDVVFTLFLLLGLNILWLAQVCEGGFTSTYVRNGQLSRDMPLDSDVFRVPPGYNAPQQVHITQGDHVGKGVIVSWVTPDEPGSSTVLYWSEKSQLKNSAEGIVLTYKYFNYTSGYIHHCSIYDLEFDTKYYYEVGIGNSTRKFWFRTPPSVGPDVPYTFGLIGDLGQTHDSNRTLTHYELNPVKGQALLFVGDLSYADAYPFHDNTRWDTWGRFVERNAAYQPWIWTAGNHEVDFLPDNGEGKPFKPYKNRYHVPYRASKSTSPLWYSIKRASAYIIVLSSYSAYGIYTPQYKWLEKELLKVNRSETPWLIVIMHCPLYSSYVHHYMEGESMRVMYEQWFVKYKVDVVFAGHVHAYERSERISNIGYNIVNGICTPISDESAPVYITIGDGGNLEGLVTEMTEPQPNYSAYREASFGHGIFDIKNRTHSFFSWHRNQDGYSVEGDSLWLHNRFWKPSPEVSTKSSS from the exons ATGGGAGTGAGGTGGGAGTTTGATGTTGTATTTACTCTTTTCTTGTTATTGGGGTTGAACATATTGTGGCTTGCCCAAGTTTGCGAAGGTGGATTCACAAGTACTTACGTTAGAAATGGTCAGTTATCAAGGGATATGCCATTGGACAGTGATGTTTTTCGGGTGCCACCTGGTTATAATGCTCCTCAACAG GTTCATATTACTCAAGGAGATCATGTGGGTAAGGGTGTGATTGTATCTTGGGTTACTCCAGATGAACCTGGCTCAAGTACGGTTCTTTACTGGTCAGAAAAGAGTCAACTGAAGAACAGTGCTGAGGGCATTGTTCTTACTTACAAGTACTTCAATTACACTTCTGGGTACATCCATCATTGCTCCATTTACGATTTGGAA TTTGACACCAAATATTACTATGAAGTTGGTATAGGGAATAGCACGAGAAAGTTTTGGTTTAGAACCCCTCCTAGTGTTGGTCCGGATGTTCCCTATACATTTGGACTCATAG GGGATCTTGGTCAAACTCACGATTCAAATAGAACACTTACCCATTATGAGTTGAACCCTGTTAAAGGACAGGCATTATTGTTTGTTGGGGACCTTTCTTATGCAGATGCTTATCCATTTCATGACAATACTAGGTGGGATACATGGGGTAGATTTGTAGAGAGAAATGCTGCTTATCAACCTTGGATTTGGACTGCAGGAAATCATGAAGTTGATTTCCTTCCTGATAAT GGTGAGGGTAAACCTTTCAAACCTTATAAAAACAGGTATCATGTTCCATACAGAGCTTCAAAGAGTACATCACCTCTGTGGTATTCAATCAAAAGAGCTTCAGCATACATTATAGTCTTGTCTTCTTATTCAGCCTACG GCATTTACACTCCTCAATATAAGTGGCTTGAGAAAGAGCTACTGAAAGTGAACCGATCAGAAACACCATGGCTTATTGTTATCATGCATTGCCCATTATATAGTAGTTATGTACATCATTACATGGAGGGTGAATCTATGAGAGTAATGTATGAACAATGGTTTGTGAAGTACAAGGTAGATGTTGTTTTCGCAGGCCATGTTCATGCCTACGAACGATCT GAACGTATATCAAATATTGGATACAACATTGTCAATGGAATTTGCACTCCCATAAGTGATGAATCTGCCCCAGTTTACATAACAATTGGAGATGGAGGAAATCTGGAAGGACTGGTGACCGA AATGACAGAGCCACAACCAAACTATTCAGCTTATCGTGAGGCTAGCTTCGGTCATGGGATTTTTGACATCAAGAACAGAACTCATTCATTTTTCAGTTGGCATCGGAATCAAGATGGGTATTCAGTAGAGGGTGATTCTTTATGGCTGCACAACAGATTCTGGAAACCATCACCTGAAGTTTCAACAAAATCTTCATCATGA